The Arcobacter roscoffensis genome segment AAACCTTTATTTATATTTACTAATTATTTTTTGAAAGTTTTCATCATCAAGTAAATGAGCCCAGTCTTCATCTTCTAAAACAAAATCCTTTGTGATTTCATCATCTTTTAATGATTTATCTAAAATATCTAAGGCTTTATCTATTTCATCTTTTACAGAATATAGACATGCTAAATTATATTTTCCTCCACCTAATTCTATTGCTTTTTCATATTTTTCAAAGGCTTGACTAAATAAATTTTTATCGTTGTTTATTTTTGCTAAGTCAATTAATACAACTCCCCAATTATTAAAGATAGATTCATCTTTAGGATTTAAAATTGAAGCAGATTTATATTTTTCTAAAGCCTTTTTATATAATTTTTCATTATTGTCTATTCTTGCTAAATCAGTTAATGTGACTCCCCAGTTATAATAGATATGACTTTCTTTTGAATTTAAAATGGAAGCGCGTTCATACTTTTTTAAAGCTTCATTAAATAAGTCTTTATCATTTGTTTTTTTTGCTAAATTAGCTAACATATTTCCCCAGTTTTCTTGAAGTTCAAAACTTCTAGGATATGCAATTTCTGCTTCTTTATAAATATCAAGTTTTTTATTTATGTCTTTTTCTTTTTGTGCTTTTAATTCATAATCCCACCAACTAGGCAGTATTGATTTAGCATTTTCTTTAAATTCTTCTGAAGTAGATTCTTTTACTTCTTCCATAAATTTAGATAATTGCTGTTTATAGATTTTTACTTTTTTGTAAGCATTTTTTACAATAAGAGATTCTGAATCATCATCTTTAGACAAGGATTCTATTGATTCAAAACTGTAGACATTTTTTTGCAAAGAAACCATCAGCTCATCAAAGCCTTCTATTTTTACTATTTTATCATTTCCTTTTAAAACTTCTTTTATATTTTGAGGAATATTTTCAGTATTTTTTAAACACCAGTAAATTTCCTTTCTTGTAGAGTTTTTTAGAAAATTCATAATACTTTTATCATTTCCTCCATAACCTATGATTATTAAAGGTGAATTAGCAAGTATAGGTTTTAGTGCCTGTTCTAGTGGTTGTTCAAGTTCACAGGTATTATCTGGACTATTATATGGATCCAAAAGAATATCTCTATGGGCTTTTATAATTGTAGGTCTAGTAGAATTTAACTGTACAAAGTTAGCAAGAGATTCATGTCCACATACTAAAGGTCTTTTTGATGTAAATAAGAAAAGAGCATCTTCAATCAATGAGTCAAAGTTTGTTGTTATTACAAAGTTATGGTTTGTATTTTCTAAAATTTGAGAAAGAATAGTGTATCCAATACTTGGTTGTTTATTTTCCATTATCTTTTGAAGTGTTTCATAGCCATTTTGAGGGTTATATTCAAATCTTTTTCTAAAAATCTCTGTATATTTAGAAGCAGGGTTTTTTTCATCAATTTTATTTTCTTTTTTCCATGATTCAAACTCTTCTTTCAAATCTTCTTTTATTTCTTCAATCCACTCTTTCGCAAGTTTTGATGCAGATGGTATTTCACTTTGTACAGAAGCACCTGCACCTAAAAGAAAAACAAACCTAGTATCGCTTTTATTTTTATGATTATCTTTTAGTATTCTTACTAGGTTGTTTTGATTGATTTTAATTATATTTTCTTGACCCATTGAAGTTTCCTCTTTAAATTGTAAGGATATTATATCTGACAATGGGTAAATAGTATTTTAATATAAAATTTAATTCTTAGTGATAATTTATATAATAAGGTTGTTCTTCAATTATTTGACTTCCAACATTTTCAAAACCAAGTATTTTTTTTGGTGTCATTAAAGGTTTTATATCATTGTTATAAAAGATTTTAAATCCACCTATAGCTTTATTTGTTTGTTCTCTTGCATACAAGGCATTGTAGATTTTAACTTTTACTCCTGCTTGTCCATGTCCATCTATATTGTAGATTAGTTTTATGTTTTCATAGTTTTTTACTTCATTTTTTTGTCTTAACATTCTTTTATGAAACATATGAACTATTATTTTCTTAGGAGTTTTAATATCATTTTCTTTTAGGTATGAACCTACATACTCTTGTAGTTCATTTAACTCTTTTGCTTTTACATGACCTACATATTTTCCTGGTGGGTATCTTCTATGTGTTGGGATTTTGAACTCTGGGTCAATTGCTAAGTGTACATTTTCATATTTTAGATACTTAAGTAGTGGTTCTACAGCTTCTTTGGGAGTTTTTACTGAAAGTTGTACATCTAAAATCACTGCAAAGTTTTCTTTTTGGGCTCTTTTTATATATTTTAGTACAGTTTTTTCACTCATTCCTAAAAGGTAGTCATTTCTTCTTCCTGGGTCTTTTGTTGCAAGAGAATGAATAATATGAAAAGCCATTTTTACTTCTAAGTCCTTATTAAAAAGTTCTAAGTCTTTTTTATAGTATTCTTGCTTTTCTCTCATTTTAATAACTAATTCATTAATATTATTTTCTCCTAAAATTCCTAATGATTTACTATTTGGTCTACCATAGAAACCTACTAAAACTTCATTTTTATAGGTTTTTGAATATTCTATAGTATTTGCAGTTATAGTACTTGTAAGGAATAGGGCTATAATGCCTATATAAACTAGTGTTTTTCTCATTTTTACCTCAAAAAAAATTATTTAATAATTTTAGTATATTCTATTAACTTGAAATAAAATTTAAAACCTTTCCAATAAGGCTAATTACAGTTAAATACTATTAATATTTCATAAAAAAAGGAAAAGTTTTGCCAGGTAGATTAGCTATTTTTGATGATAAGTCTTTTAAAGAAGACTCAAAACATTTGATTAAAAATGATATGGTAGGTATCTTACAAAAAAGATACAATATTCCGCCAACTACTCCAATACCTGCACTTTTAAATAATGGCAACTATCTATATACTCATTTTGGTTTTTTACCTTCGTGGGCTACTTCAAAATCTTCTATGAATATAAATGCAAGAAGTGAGAGTATTTATGAAAAAAAGACTTTTAGAGAAGCTTTTAGATTCAAAAGATGTATTATTCCAATAAATGGCTTTTATGAGTGGCAAGTTGAAGATAAAGAAAAAACACCTTTTTTTGTAAAAGATATGAAAGAGGATTATTTAGCTGTTGCTGGTATTTGGGACGAGTATTTTGAAGAGCA includes the following:
- a CDS encoding TPR end-of-group domain-containing protein, translating into MGQENIIKINQNNLVRILKDNHKNKSDTRFVFLLGAGASVQSEIPSASKLAKEWIEEIKEDLKEEFESWKKENKIDEKNPASKYTEIFRKRFEYNPQNGYETLQKIMENKQPSIGYTILSQILENTNHNFVITTNFDSLIEDALFLFTSKRPLVCGHESLANFVQLNSTRPTIIKAHRDILLDPYNSPDNTCELEQPLEQALKPILANSPLIIIGYGGNDKSIMNFLKNSTRKEIYWCLKNTENIPQNIKEVLKGNDKIVKIEGFDELMVSLQKNVYSFESIESLSKDDDSESLIVKNAYKKVKIYKQQLSKFMEEVKESTSEEFKENAKSILPSWWDYELKAQKEKDINKKLDIYKEAEIAYPRSFELQENWGNMLANLAKKTNDKDLFNEALKKYERASILNSKESHIYYNWGVTLTDLARIDNNEKLYKKALEKYKSASILNPKDESIFNNWGVVLIDLAKINNDKNLFSQAFEKYEKAIELGGGKYNLACLYSVKDEIDKALDILDKSLKDDEITKDFVLEDEDWAHLLDDENFQKIISKYK
- a CDS encoding SOS response-associated peptidase; amino-acid sequence: MPGRLAIFDDKSFKEDSKHLIKNDMVGILQKRYNIPPTTPIPALLNNGNYLYTHFGFLPSWATSKSSMNINARSESIYEKKTFREAFRFKRCIIPINGFYEWQVEDKEKTPFFVKDMKEDYLAVAGIWDEYFEEQLNMNIVTLALITCDANDKLGEIHHRMPVVLEKKDFSTWLKSDDLKEVNSLFKIYDSSKLELYEVSSDVNKVLFDKPSCIEKVVKKQPEPRGQLSLF